One Setaria italica strain Yugu1 chromosome I, Setaria_italica_v2.0, whole genome shotgun sequence DNA window includes the following coding sequences:
- the LOC101757480 gene encoding uncharacterized protein LOC101757480 isoform X1 produces MDSSPTSAAAAPMAASAPPLDDCLRLLRGERDEQKLAGLLVAANVCRAGDAGAVRKVYDAVGPRFLRRLLNTGLGKVEGGKEEEREAYLRLALTVLAGLARVPEVAADEGVVSTVPLVAEVVSKSADPAITEECFELLSLIAIASEDGAYKFCEPGVIDMIFLQISSLPDGSKCIELAINLMRLLVHKLKVDNMSVEKLQGMASMVTCLARLFAVLHTAVKFDALHMLTTLLSQKESPLHDLLRSMPASIWESHIRVGITAILQNRVVSSEKLHALLLAECMMSILGEDWLSEDCKIQNTQNVLPVDKFVLLVLESARIEVAVLLNELAYLKYESLKTSQTDEAVCQKQRNLAILFSLIERIIKMISNASSSEGAPSQTIRESTIMQAITGLNETISLVLDFLQDAKEHGQRKGDDLLAAARIVGSYLAEAPYACKEKTRNLLEFIFSIEGQDESSPFYSICFMLPMLSQITMEADGCRTLASFGGYKAVIDCLVKMTEQDGIDNGSMFLACDTIINFMSNRKSVNIPVDSCFIRLLKALVTWAGTTNASSVTMTASCLCAMLIDLTSEEFLLSCSDFDTKTLGSLSELIVRSLQQDVPDDDGEQFNQKQMIVSGYRRWANRFPHVKNVVEQHVSL; encoded by the exons ATG GATTCATCCCCGAcatcagccgccgccgcgccgatgGCGGCGTCCGCCCCGCCGCTCGACGACTGCCtgcgcctcctccgcggcgaGCGCGACGAGCAGAAGCTGGcgggcctcctcgtcgccgccaacGTCTGCCGCGCgggcgacgccggcgccgtccgGAAGGTCTACGACGCCGTCGGGCCCCGCTTCCTCCGGCGCCTCCTCAACACCG GGCTGGGGAAAgtggagggagggaaggaggaggagcgggaggcgTACCTGCGCCTCGCCCTGACGGTGCTCGCCGGGCTCGCGCGCGTTCCGGAGGTTGCGGCCGACGAGGGGGTCGTCTCCACTGTGCCCCTAGTCGCCGAGGTTGTCTCCAAATC GGCTGATCCCGCAATCACTGAAGAATGCTTTGAACTTCTGTCACTTATTGCAATAGCCTCTGAAGACGGGGCTTACAAGTTTTGCGAGCCTGGTGTAATAGACATGATCTTccttcaaatctcaagcttACCAGATG GTTCAAAGTGCATAGAACTTGCCATTAATCTAATGCGATTACTTGTTCATAAACTCAAAGTCGACAACATGAGTGTGGAAAAACTGCAAGGAATGGCAAGCATG GTGACTTGCCTTGCCAGGCTTTTTGCTGTTCTTCATACTGCAGTTAAATTTGATGCCCTGCACATGCTTACCACCCTCCTGTCCCAAAAGGAATCT CCACTTCATGATCTTTTGAGATCAATGCCGGCATCAATTTGGGAATCTCACATTCGAGTTGGAATCACTGCCATCCTCCAAAATCGTGTTG TATCCTCTGAAAAGCTGCATGCTCTTCTTTTGGCGGAGTGCATGATGTCCATACTAGGTGAGGATTGGTTGTCAGAAGATTGTAAAATCCAAAATACCCAGAATGTGTTGCCTGTTGACAA atTTGTATTGCTTGTCCTAGAGTCTGCAAGAATTGAAGTGGCAGTCCTTCTAAATGAGCTTGCTTATTTGAAGTATGAGTCTTTAAAAACTTCTCAGACAGATGAAGCCGTCTGTCAGAAACAGAGAAACCTCGCTATATTATTTTCATTAATAGAACGAATAATCAAAATGATATCAAATGCCAGTAGCAGTGAAG GTGCACCAAGTCAGACTATCCGTGAAAGTACCATAATGCAGGCCATCACTGGATTAAACGAGACAATCAGTTTAGTTTTAGACTTTCTGCAGGATGCAAAG GAACATGGGCAACGGAAAGGTGATGATCTTTTGGCAGCTGCGAGAATAGTAGGAAG TTACCTGGCAGAGGCACCATATGCCTGCAAGGAGAAAACTAGAAATCTATTGGAATTTATCTTTTCTATAGAAGGTCAAGATGAATCAAG CCCCTTCTATTCTATTTGCTTCATGCTTCCAATGCTATCTCAAATAACAATGGAGGCTGATGGATGTAGAACTTTGGCATCATTTGGCGGCTATAAGGCA GTTATAGATTGCCTTGTTAAAATGACTGAGCAGGATGGAATCGACAATGGTAGCATGTTTTTGGCATGTGATACCATCATAAACTTCATGTCTAAT AGGAAAAGTGTCAATATTCCAGTGGATTCTTGTTTCATTCGCCTCCTAAAAGCACTTGTTACATGGGCTG GAACCACAAATGCCTCATCGGTTACCATGACAGCATCCTGCTTATGCGCAATGCTGATAGACTTGACATCAGAAGAATTTCTGTTGAGCTGCTCTGATTTTGACACCAAGACCCTTGGGAGTTTGTCTGAGCTCATTGTCAGAAGTTTGCAGCAG GATGTCCCTGACGATGATGGGGAGCAATTCAACCAGAAGCAGATGATTGTATCAG GTTACAGGCGATGGGCTAATCGATTTCCACATGTTAAAAACGTAGTGGAGCAGCATGTATCCTTGTGA
- the LOC101757480 gene encoding uncharacterized protein LOC101757480 isoform X2, producing the protein MDSSPTSAAAAPMAASAPPLDDCLRLLRGERDEQKLAGLLVAANVCRAGDAGAVRKVYDAVGPRFLRRLLNTGLGKVEGGKEEEREAYLRLALTVLAGLARVPEVAADEGVVSTVPLVAEVVSKSADPAITEECFELLSLIAIASEDGAYKFCEPGVIDMIFLQISSLPDGSKCIELAINLMRLLVHKLKVDNMSVEKLQGMASMVTCLARLFAVLHTAVKFDALHMLTTLLSQKESPLHDLLRSMPASIWESHIRVGITAILQNRVVSSEKLHALLLAECMMSILGEDWLSEDCKIQNTQNVLPVDKFVLLVLESARIEVAVLLNELAYLKYESLKTSQTDEAVCQKQRNLAILFSLIERIIKMISNASSSEGAPSQTIRESTIMQAITGLNETISLVLDFLQDAKEHGQRKGDDLLAAARIVGSYLAEAPYACKEKTRNLLEFIFSIEGQDESSPFYSICFMLPMLSQITMEADGCRTLASFGGYKAVIDCLVKMTEQDGIDNGSMFLACDTIINFMSNRKSVNIPVDSCFIRLLKALVTWAGTTNASSVTMTASCLCAMLIDLTSEEFLLSCSDFDTKTLGSLSELIVRSLQQDVPDDDGEQFNQKQMIVSVSVQVTGDGLIDFHMLKT; encoded by the exons ATG GATTCATCCCCGAcatcagccgccgccgcgccgatgGCGGCGTCCGCCCCGCCGCTCGACGACTGCCtgcgcctcctccgcggcgaGCGCGACGAGCAGAAGCTGGcgggcctcctcgtcgccgccaacGTCTGCCGCGCgggcgacgccggcgccgtccgGAAGGTCTACGACGCCGTCGGGCCCCGCTTCCTCCGGCGCCTCCTCAACACCG GGCTGGGGAAAgtggagggagggaaggaggaggagcgggaggcgTACCTGCGCCTCGCCCTGACGGTGCTCGCCGGGCTCGCGCGCGTTCCGGAGGTTGCGGCCGACGAGGGGGTCGTCTCCACTGTGCCCCTAGTCGCCGAGGTTGTCTCCAAATC GGCTGATCCCGCAATCACTGAAGAATGCTTTGAACTTCTGTCACTTATTGCAATAGCCTCTGAAGACGGGGCTTACAAGTTTTGCGAGCCTGGTGTAATAGACATGATCTTccttcaaatctcaagcttACCAGATG GTTCAAAGTGCATAGAACTTGCCATTAATCTAATGCGATTACTTGTTCATAAACTCAAAGTCGACAACATGAGTGTGGAAAAACTGCAAGGAATGGCAAGCATG GTGACTTGCCTTGCCAGGCTTTTTGCTGTTCTTCATACTGCAGTTAAATTTGATGCCCTGCACATGCTTACCACCCTCCTGTCCCAAAAGGAATCT CCACTTCATGATCTTTTGAGATCAATGCCGGCATCAATTTGGGAATCTCACATTCGAGTTGGAATCACTGCCATCCTCCAAAATCGTGTTG TATCCTCTGAAAAGCTGCATGCTCTTCTTTTGGCGGAGTGCATGATGTCCATACTAGGTGAGGATTGGTTGTCAGAAGATTGTAAAATCCAAAATACCCAGAATGTGTTGCCTGTTGACAA atTTGTATTGCTTGTCCTAGAGTCTGCAAGAATTGAAGTGGCAGTCCTTCTAAATGAGCTTGCTTATTTGAAGTATGAGTCTTTAAAAACTTCTCAGACAGATGAAGCCGTCTGTCAGAAACAGAGAAACCTCGCTATATTATTTTCATTAATAGAACGAATAATCAAAATGATATCAAATGCCAGTAGCAGTGAAG GTGCACCAAGTCAGACTATCCGTGAAAGTACCATAATGCAGGCCATCACTGGATTAAACGAGACAATCAGTTTAGTTTTAGACTTTCTGCAGGATGCAAAG GAACATGGGCAACGGAAAGGTGATGATCTTTTGGCAGCTGCGAGAATAGTAGGAAG TTACCTGGCAGAGGCACCATATGCCTGCAAGGAGAAAACTAGAAATCTATTGGAATTTATCTTTTCTATAGAAGGTCAAGATGAATCAAG CCCCTTCTATTCTATTTGCTTCATGCTTCCAATGCTATCTCAAATAACAATGGAGGCTGATGGATGTAGAACTTTGGCATCATTTGGCGGCTATAAGGCA GTTATAGATTGCCTTGTTAAAATGACTGAGCAGGATGGAATCGACAATGGTAGCATGTTTTTGGCATGTGATACCATCATAAACTTCATGTCTAAT AGGAAAAGTGTCAATATTCCAGTGGATTCTTGTTTCATTCGCCTCCTAAAAGCACTTGTTACATGGGCTG GAACCACAAATGCCTCATCGGTTACCATGACAGCATCCTGCTTATGCGCAATGCTGATAGACTTGACATCAGAAGAATTTCTGTTGAGCTGCTCTGATTTTGACACCAAGACCCTTGGGAGTTTGTCTGAGCTCATTGTCAGAAGTTTGCAGCAG GATGTCCCTGACGATGATGGGGAGCAATTCAACCAGAAGCAGATGATTGTATCAG TATCCGTGCAGGTTACAGGCGATGGGCTAATCGATTTCCACATGTTAAAAACGTAG